The uncultured Trichococcus sp. DNA window ATGTCCCCAGATAAACCATTGTGAACCGATCCCTCGGCAAGATTCGTTCTGCAGTCTCGATGAAAGTGTAATAATCTTCCATATGGACGATCTTTTCTTTTGGTTCGTATCCTTCACGGACAAGGTTTACCTTCAACAACCGGTTTTTATCCAGGTAGTCTTCCTCAACAGCATCATTCAGAATCATCATAAAATGGCTATGGAAGCCTTCCATCGTGGACTGGCTGTAGTTATGCTCTTTGTACTGCTGATTGATCCAATGTTGATAATCCAATCTGGTTAACTCCGAGAGTTTCAAATCCCCAAATTCTTCTTTGAACTTTTTAAAACGATCATCATTTACCGACAATGTATTTTTATTCCAAATTCCGGACGCTAGTTTGAATTCCCGCAGTTGCGCATAGTATTGCACAACGGTTAATGCCGCTTCACCTCGCTGCAGTTGATCGTTCTCCAGCTTATACTGTTGATCATTATAAATTGACTTAGCCTCAGCTAAATTATTGATTCCAGATTTACTGAATTCCTTTTTTATTCCGTTTGTGAAATAACTAAAACGGACTTGATACTTGGGACCTTTTGCAGTTTCATATTTATAGATTCCAGGAAATTTTGTTTTTATTCTTTTTGTCATTGTAGTTTCTCCTTCCGCTGCCGGGCAGGGCGCTGCTTAAGGAAATTTGGCATCAACTCCTTTCGTGTGATAGAATGATTGTACACAAAAAGACCTTGATTAAAGGCGCTTTTTCGATAAACACCACTTTCGCTTTGGTCGGGGAGAGTGGTGTTTTTTATTATGCATTTAGAATTTCTGTTGATTCAATTTCAGATGGTTCTTCAAATAATACTTTGTCCCATGATTCTACTTTAGTTT harbors:
- a CDS encoding tyrosine-type recombinase/integrase, which gives rise to MTKRIKTKFPGIYKYETAKGPKYQVRFSYFTNGIKKEFSKSGINNLAEAKSIYNDQQYKLENDQLQRGEAALTVVQYYAQLREFKLASGIWNKNTLSVNDDRFKKFKEEFGDLKLSELTRLDYQHWINQQYKEHNYSQSTMEGFHSHFMMILNDAVEEDYLDKNRLLKVNLVREGYEPKEKIVHMEDYYTFIETAERILPRDRFTMVYLGTFGARRGEIYGIRLNAIHFFERDGKEYAQINLHTSISRNYPEGNKPKTKKSKRMVVVNAKAAKLLHEQIERCKKIKKVFNTILNQNDFIFISPETGKPYYLEVMNEAMRKVEAACQIKMHPHMLRHMFATAADIADVNGDDLRDFMGHETEEMTKHYTHQTQESALKIMQKTDAILHRKI